A genome region from Mastacembelus armatus chromosome 8, fMasArm1.2, whole genome shotgun sequence includes the following:
- the LOC113141069 gene encoding transmembrane protein 184B-like isoform X3 produces MGALNWADELPLLSVIQSIKMSPLWRRDIPLSQRLGNDSPIGLALGSPATMAPQGPNSSSVPEIPVVTPDEPIFLMTSTAQTISGFFVWTALLITCHQIYMHLRYYSSPNEQRHIVRILFIVPIYAFDSWLSLLFFTNEEYYVYFDTVRDCYEAFVIYNFLSLCYEYLGGESAIMAEIRGKPIESSCMYGTCCLWGKTYSIGFLRFCKQATLQFCVVKPLMAVITVILQAFGKYRDGDFNVASGYLYVTIIYNISVSLSLYALFLFYFATRELLVPYNPVLKFFMVKSVIFLSFWQGMLLAILEKCGAIPQISSAEVSVGEGTVAAGYQNFIICIEMFFAAVALRHAFTYKVYMDKRLDSYGSFPIYGQYGRCAPMKSISSSLKETMNPGDMVQDAIHNFSPAYQQYTQQSTLERSGGPPLSRSHSNISTRGDNEKTLLLSSDDEF; encoded by the exons ATGGGTGCACTAAACTGGGCTGATGAGTTGCCTCTTTTGTCTGTGATCCAGAGCATCAAG ATGAGTCCACTCTGGAGGCGAGACATCCCGCTGTCACAGCGACTGGGGAATGACTCTCCCATCGGCCTCGCCCTGGGGTCCCCAGCCACTATGGCCCCACAAGGGCCCAACTCTTCCTCTGTACCAGAAATTCCAGTGGTCACACCGGATGAGCCCATTTTTCTGATGACCTCCACAGCTCAAACTATCTCGGGTTTTTTTGTGTGGACAGCTCTTCTGATCACATGTCACCAG ATCTACATGCACTTACGTTACTACAGCTCTCCAAACGAACAGAGGCATATAGTTAGGATCCTCTTCATAGTGCCCATTTATGCCTTCGACTCCTGGCTCAGCCTTCTTTTCTTCACCAATGAGGAGTATTACGTGTACTTTGACACAGTCCGAGACTGCTACGAag CCTTTGTCATCTACAACTTCCTGAGTCTGTGCTATGAGTATCTGGGAGGAGAGAGTGCCATCATGGCTGAGATCAGAGGGAAACCTATCGA GTCGAGCTGTATGTATGGGACCTGTTGTCTCTGGGGCAAAACCTACTCCATTGGTTTCCTCAGGTTTTGCAAGCAG GCAACACTGCAGTTCTGTGTGGTGAAACCTCTGATGGCTGTGATCACTGTCATTCTTCAGGCCTTTGGGAAGTACAGGGATGGAGACTTCAA TGTGGCCAGTGGCTACCTGTACGTGACCATCATCTACAACatctctgtcagtctgtcactctacgctctcttcctcttctactTTGCCACTCGTGAACTGCTTGTCCCGTACAACCCTGTGCTCAAGTTCTTCATGGTCAAGTCAGtcatctttctctccttctggcAGG GGATGCTGCTTGCCATCCTAGAGAAGTGTGGCGCCATCCCTCAGATCAGCTCTGCTGAAGTGTCTGTGGGCGAGGGAACAGTTGCCGCTGGTTACCAAAACTTCATCATCTgcattgaaatgttttttgctgCTGTGGCTTTGCGCCATGCTTTTACTTACAAAGTCTACATGGATAAAAGACTGGACTCATATG GCTCATTTCCTATCTATGGACAGTACG GTCGATGTGCCCCAATGAAGAGCATCTCCAGCAGCCTGAAAGAGACCATGAATCCAGGGGACATGGTCCAGGATGCCATCCATAACTTCTCTCCTGCTTATCAGCAGTATACCCAGCAGTCCACTCTGGAGAGAAGTGGAGGGCCCCCCCTTTCCCGCAGCCACAGTAACATTAGCACCCGAGGGGACAACGAAAAGACCCTGCTGCTCAGTTCTGACGATGAGTTCTGa
- the LOC113141078 gene encoding probable ATP-dependent RNA helicase DDX17 translates to MRGSYGDRDRDRGRDRGSPRFGSSRGGPPPGKKFGNPGDRLRKKRWDLDELPKFEKNFYSEHSEVQRMSQYDVDEYRRKKEITVRGSGCPKPVTSFHQAQFPQYVMDVLMQQNFKEPTAIQAQGFPLALSGRDMVGIAQTGSGKTLSYLLPAIVHINHQPYLERGDGPICLVLAPTRELAQQVQQVAYDYGKSSRIKSTCVYGGAPKGPQIRDLERGVEICIATPGRLIDFLEAGKTNLRRCTYLVLDEADRMLDMGFEPQIRKIVDQIRPDRQTLMWSATWPKEVRQLAEDFLKDYVQINVGALELSANHNILQIVDVCMENEKDHKLIQLMEEIMAEKENKTIIFVETKKRCDDLTRRMRRDGWPAMCIHGDKSQPERDWVLSEFRSGKAPILIATDVASRGLDVEDVKFVINYDYPSSSEDYIHRIGRTARSTNKGTAYTFFTPGNLRQARELIRVLEEARQAINPKLLQLVDTGRGGGGGGRPRFRNSSSSNNPNLMYQDECDRRMRSVGGGGGSKDSRGSSNYGRDSRGGSSREGDRSSSSSSSYRDHSNRDGGRSYNSSSNSYDQYQNNNSSGQYNSSRSGSGSAGGGVGQAPLPTSAPQPLMAQQFNPPQPMMGLMGHSPFQFAPPPPPPPPPASRK, encoded by the exons ATGAGAGGCTCGTACGGAGACAGAGATAGAGACCGAGGCCGGGATAGAGG CAGCCCTCGTTTCGGGTCCAGCAGAGGTGGGCCCCCACCGGGCAAAAAGTTTGGGAACCCCGGGGACCGTTTACGAAAGAAAAGATGGGACCTGGATGAACTTCCCAAATTTGAGAAGAACTTTTATAGCGAACACTCAGAAGTGCAGAGAATGAGCCAG tATGACGTTGACGAGTATCGCAGGAAGAAGGAAATTACTGTTCGTGGCTCAGGCTGCCCAAAGCCTGTCACCAGCTTTCATCAGGCACAGTTTCCTC AATATGTAATGGATGTACTGATGCAGCAGAACTTCAAAGAGCCCACAGCCATTCAGGCACAAGGTTTCCCTCTGGCCCTCAGTGGGAGAGACATGGTGGGCATTGCTcagactggctctggaaagACCTTATCG TATCTTCTGCCTGCAATTGTGCACATTAACCATCAGCCCTACCTGGAGCGTGGAGATGGACCAATT TGCTTGGTTTTGGCCCCCACAAGAGAGCTGGCGCAACAGGTCCAGCAGGTGGCGTACGACTATGGAAAATCATCTCGCATTAAAAGTACTTGTGTGTATGGGGGTGCTCCCAAGGGACCTCAGATTCGTGACCTGGAGAGAG GTGTTGAGATCTGCATTGCCACACCGGGTCGTCTGATTGACTTCCTTGAAGCTGGAAAGACCAACCTGCGGCGCTGCACGTACTTAGTTCTAGATGAAGCTGACCGCATGCTGGATATGGGTTTTGAACCTCAGATTCGCAAAATAGTGGACCAGATCAGG CCGGACAGACAGACTCTTATGTGGAGTGCTACCTGGCCTAAAGAGGTCCGTCAGCTGGCAGAGGACTTCCTGAAAGACTACGTCCAAATTAATGTTGGAGCACTAGAGCTCAGCGCCAACCATAACATCCTTCAGATAGTTGATGTCTgtatggaaaatgaaaaggacCACAA atTGATCCAGCTGATGGAGGAAATTATGGCTGAGAAAGAGAACAAGACCATCATCTTCGTGGAGACAAAGAAACGGTGTGATGACCTCACACGCAGGATGAGACGTGACGG GTGGCCAGCAATGTGTATTCATGGTGACAAGAGCCAACCAGAGAGAGACTGGGTGTTATCGG AGTTTCGTAGCGGCAAAGCTCCCATCCTAATCGCTACTGATGTGGCCTCGCGTGGTTTGG ATGTGGAGGATGTCAAGTTCGTCATCAACTACGACTATCCCAGCTCATCTGAGGACTACATCCATCGTATCGGCCGTACGGCCCGCAGCACTAACAAAGGCACTGCTTACACCTTCTTCACTCCGGGGAACCTCCGCCAGGCCCGTGAGCTGATCCGGGTGCTGGAGGAGGCCCGACAGGCCATAAATCCCAAACTGCTGCAACTGGTTGACACTGGAcggggaggaggtggag GCGGCCGCCCTCGTTTCCGCAACAGCTCCAGTTCCAACAATCCCAACCTGATGTACCAGGACGAGTGTGATCGGCGAATGCGTTCTGTGGGAGGGGGCGGCGGCTCCAAGGACAGCCGCGGCAGTAGCAACTACGGCCGAGATAGCCGTGGAGGAAGCAGCCGGGAGGGGGaccgctcctcctcctcttcctcctcctacaGAGATCATAGTAACCGGGACGGGGGACGCAGCTACAACTCCAGCTCCAACTCGTACGACCAGTACCAGAATAACAACAGCAGTGGCCAGTACAACAGCTCCAGGAGCGGCTCTGGGTCAGCAGGAGGTGGAGTGGGGCAGGCCCCTCTTCCTACATCAGCTCCACAGCCTCTGATGGCCCAGCAGTTCAACCCTCCCCAGCCGATGATGGGCCTGATGGGGCACTCGCCATTCCAGTttgctcctcctccaccacccccacc
- the LOC113141070 gene encoding casein kinase I, with protein sequence MELRVGNKYRLGRKIGSGSFGDIYLGANIATAEEVAIKLECVKTKHPQLHIESKFYKMMQGGVGIPSIKWCGAEGDYNVMVMELLGPSLEDLFNFCSRKFSLKTVLLLADQMISRIEYIHSKNFIHRDVKPDNFLMGLGKKGNLVYIIDFGLAKKYRDARTHQHIPYRENKNLTGTARYASINTHLGIEQSRRDDLESLGYVLMYFNLGSLPWQGLKAATKRQKYERISEKKMSTPIEVLCKGYPSEFSTYLNFCRSLRFDDKPDYSYLRQLFRNLFHRQGFSYDYVFDWNMLKFGASRTAEDGDRERRTGDERDERIGGAPRGSASRGLPPGPNPGAPNRVKNGPEQPVSNPASRVQQSGNTSPRAISRAERERKVSMRLHRGAPANISSSDLTARHDQSRISTSQVSVPFEHMGK encoded by the exons ATGGAGCTGAGAGTGGGGAACAAGTACCGGCTGGGGCGAAAGATAGGTAGTGGTTCTTTTGGAGACATTTACCTTG GTGCCAACATTGCAACCGCTGAGGAGGTAGCCATCAAGCTCGAATGTGTGAAGACCAAACACCCACAGCTGCACATTGAGAGCAAGTTCTACAAGATGATGCAAGGAGGAG tgggtATTCCATCGATAAAGTGGTGTGGTGCAGAGGGGGACTACAACGTGATGGTAATGGAGCTGCTAGGGCCCAGTCTGGAGGACCTTTTCAACTTTTGCTCCCGGAAGTTCAGCCTAAAGACTGTGCTGCTTTTGGCAGACCAGATG ATTAGTCGTATTGAGTACATCCACTCCAAGAATTTCATCCACCGGGACGTGAAGCCTGATAACTTCTTAATGGGGCTCGGCAAAAAGGGTAACCTGGTGTACATCATTGACTTCGGCCTGGCCAAGAAGTACCGTGATGCCCGTACGCACCAGCACATCCCTTACCGGGAGAACAAGAACCTGACTGGCACAGCTCGCTACGCCTCCATCAACACACATCTTGGAATTG AGCAGTCCAGACGCGATGACCTGGAGTCTCTCGGTTATGTCCTCATGTACTTCAACCTGGGCTCCCTCCCCTGGCAGGGCCTCAAGGCTGCGACCAAGAGGCAGAAGTATGAACGAatcagtgaaaagaaaatgtccACACCCATTGAGGTTCTTTGCAAAGGATATCCCT CTGAGTTCTCCACATACCTGAATTTCTGCCGCTCACTCCGTTTTGATGACAAGCCGGACTACTCCTACCTACGACAGCTCTTCAGGAATCTTTTCCACCGGCAGGGCTTCTCTTACGATTATGTCTTTGACTGGAACATGCTTAAATTT GGTGCCAGTCGGACAGCTGAGGATGGGGATCgggagaggaggacaggagaCGAGAGGGATGAGCGGATTGGAGGAGCCCCCAGAGGCTCTGCATCAAGGGGCCTCCCCCCTGGTCCCAACCCTGGAGCTCCCAACAGAGTCAAGAACGGGCCAGAACAGCCTGTCTCTAACCCTGCCTCACGGGTCCAGCAGTCTG GGAACACATCACCACGTGCAATTTCTCgtgcagagagggagaggaaggtgAGCATGCGGCTCCACCGTGGGGCTCCTGCCAACATATCATCCTCTGACCTCACGGCCCGTCATGACCAATCCAGAATTTCCACTTCACAG GTCAGTGTGCCGTTTGAGCACATGGGGAAGTAG
- the LOC113141069 gene encoding transmembrane protein 184B-like isoform X2, with the protein MLVRAWPKNLLSSRICSRLDDELTWCWDSKQLQKEMSPLWRRDIPLSQRLGNDSPIGLALGSPATMAPQGPNSSSVPEIPVVTPDEPIFLMTSTAQTISGFFVWTALLITCHQIYMHLRYYSSPNEQRHIVRILFIVPIYAFDSWLSLLFFTNEEYYVYFDTVRDCYEAFVIYNFLSLCYEYLGGESAIMAEIRGKPIESSCMYGTCCLWGKTYSIGFLRFCKQATLQFCVVKPLMAVITVILQAFGKYRDGDFNVASGYLYVTIIYNISVSLSLYALFLFYFATRELLVPYNPVLKFFMVKSVIFLSFWQGMLLAILEKCGAIPQISSAEVSVGEGTVAAGYQNFIICIEMFFAAVALRHAFTYKVYMDKRLDSYGRCAPMKSISSSLKETMNPGDMVQDAIHNFSPAYQQYTQQSTLERSGGPPLSRSHSNISTRGDNEKTLLLSSDDEF; encoded by the exons ATGTTAGTTAGAGCTTGGCCGAAGAACCTGTTGAGCTCGAGGATTTGCAGTCGTCTTGATGATGAGCTAACCTGGTGCTGGGActcaaaacagctgcagaaggAG ATGAGTCCACTCTGGAGGCGAGACATCCCGCTGTCACAGCGACTGGGGAATGACTCTCCCATCGGCCTCGCCCTGGGGTCCCCAGCCACTATGGCCCCACAAGGGCCCAACTCTTCCTCTGTACCAGAAATTCCAGTGGTCACACCGGATGAGCCCATTTTTCTGATGACCTCCACAGCTCAAACTATCTCGGGTTTTTTTGTGTGGACAGCTCTTCTGATCACATGTCACCAG ATCTACATGCACTTACGTTACTACAGCTCTCCAAACGAACAGAGGCATATAGTTAGGATCCTCTTCATAGTGCCCATTTATGCCTTCGACTCCTGGCTCAGCCTTCTTTTCTTCACCAATGAGGAGTATTACGTGTACTTTGACACAGTCCGAGACTGCTACGAag CCTTTGTCATCTACAACTTCCTGAGTCTGTGCTATGAGTATCTGGGAGGAGAGAGTGCCATCATGGCTGAGATCAGAGGGAAACCTATCGA GTCGAGCTGTATGTATGGGACCTGTTGTCTCTGGGGCAAAACCTACTCCATTGGTTTCCTCAGGTTTTGCAAGCAG GCAACACTGCAGTTCTGTGTGGTGAAACCTCTGATGGCTGTGATCACTGTCATTCTTCAGGCCTTTGGGAAGTACAGGGATGGAGACTTCAA TGTGGCCAGTGGCTACCTGTACGTGACCATCATCTACAACatctctgtcagtctgtcactctacgctctcttcctcttctactTTGCCACTCGTGAACTGCTTGTCCCGTACAACCCTGTGCTCAAGTTCTTCATGGTCAAGTCAGtcatctttctctccttctggcAGG GGATGCTGCTTGCCATCCTAGAGAAGTGTGGCGCCATCCCTCAGATCAGCTCTGCTGAAGTGTCTGTGGGCGAGGGAACAGTTGCCGCTGGTTACCAAAACTTCATCATCTgcattgaaatgttttttgctgCTGTGGCTTTGCGCCATGCTTTTACTTACAAAGTCTACATGGATAAAAGACTGGACTCATATG GTCGATGTGCCCCAATGAAGAGCATCTCCAGCAGCCTGAAAGAGACCATGAATCCAGGGGACATGGTCCAGGATGCCATCCATAACTTCTCTCCTGCTTATCAGCAGTATACCCAGCAGTCCACTCTGGAGAGAAGTGGAGGGCCCCCCCTTTCCCGCAGCCACAGTAACATTAGCACCCGAGGGGACAACGAAAAGACCCTGCTGCTCAGTTCTGACGATGAGTTCTGa
- the LOC113141069 gene encoding transmembrane protein 184B-like isoform X1: MLVRAWPKNLLSSRICSRLDDELTWCWDSKQLQKEMSPLWRRDIPLSQRLGNDSPIGLALGSPATMAPQGPNSSSVPEIPVVTPDEPIFLMTSTAQTISGFFVWTALLITCHQIYMHLRYYSSPNEQRHIVRILFIVPIYAFDSWLSLLFFTNEEYYVYFDTVRDCYEAFVIYNFLSLCYEYLGGESAIMAEIRGKPIESSCMYGTCCLWGKTYSIGFLRFCKQATLQFCVVKPLMAVITVILQAFGKYRDGDFNVASGYLYVTIIYNISVSLSLYALFLFYFATRELLVPYNPVLKFFMVKSVIFLSFWQGMLLAILEKCGAIPQISSAEVSVGEGTVAAGYQNFIICIEMFFAAVALRHAFTYKVYMDKRLDSYGSFPIYGQYGRCAPMKSISSSLKETMNPGDMVQDAIHNFSPAYQQYTQQSTLERSGGPPLSRSHSNISTRGDNEKTLLLSSDDEF; encoded by the exons ATGTTAGTTAGAGCTTGGCCGAAGAACCTGTTGAGCTCGAGGATTTGCAGTCGTCTTGATGATGAGCTAACCTGGTGCTGGGActcaaaacagctgcagaaggAG ATGAGTCCACTCTGGAGGCGAGACATCCCGCTGTCACAGCGACTGGGGAATGACTCTCCCATCGGCCTCGCCCTGGGGTCCCCAGCCACTATGGCCCCACAAGGGCCCAACTCTTCCTCTGTACCAGAAATTCCAGTGGTCACACCGGATGAGCCCATTTTTCTGATGACCTCCACAGCTCAAACTATCTCGGGTTTTTTTGTGTGGACAGCTCTTCTGATCACATGTCACCAG ATCTACATGCACTTACGTTACTACAGCTCTCCAAACGAACAGAGGCATATAGTTAGGATCCTCTTCATAGTGCCCATTTATGCCTTCGACTCCTGGCTCAGCCTTCTTTTCTTCACCAATGAGGAGTATTACGTGTACTTTGACACAGTCCGAGACTGCTACGAag CCTTTGTCATCTACAACTTCCTGAGTCTGTGCTATGAGTATCTGGGAGGAGAGAGTGCCATCATGGCTGAGATCAGAGGGAAACCTATCGA GTCGAGCTGTATGTATGGGACCTGTTGTCTCTGGGGCAAAACCTACTCCATTGGTTTCCTCAGGTTTTGCAAGCAG GCAACACTGCAGTTCTGTGTGGTGAAACCTCTGATGGCTGTGATCACTGTCATTCTTCAGGCCTTTGGGAAGTACAGGGATGGAGACTTCAA TGTGGCCAGTGGCTACCTGTACGTGACCATCATCTACAACatctctgtcagtctgtcactctacgctctcttcctcttctactTTGCCACTCGTGAACTGCTTGTCCCGTACAACCCTGTGCTCAAGTTCTTCATGGTCAAGTCAGtcatctttctctccttctggcAGG GGATGCTGCTTGCCATCCTAGAGAAGTGTGGCGCCATCCCTCAGATCAGCTCTGCTGAAGTGTCTGTGGGCGAGGGAACAGTTGCCGCTGGTTACCAAAACTTCATCATCTgcattgaaatgttttttgctgCTGTGGCTTTGCGCCATGCTTTTACTTACAAAGTCTACATGGATAAAAGACTGGACTCATATG GCTCATTTCCTATCTATGGACAGTACG GTCGATGTGCCCCAATGAAGAGCATCTCCAGCAGCCTGAAAGAGACCATGAATCCAGGGGACATGGTCCAGGATGCCATCCATAACTTCTCTCCTGCTTATCAGCAGTATACCCAGCAGTCCACTCTGGAGAGAAGTGGAGGGCCCCCCCTTTCCCGCAGCCACAGTAACATTAGCACCCGAGGGGACAACGAAAAGACCCTGCTGCTCAGTTCTGACGATGAGTTCTGa